GGAGGCAGTGAAAAGCCCCAGATAAAGAAACAGCGTATAGTAGGGATTTCGTTCCTTCAGGCGGGAAATTGCACTGCTCAGGAACAGGATGCCTGCCACGGCTGCGAGTACTCCGAGGCATACGATCAGCCCAAGGTTCTGGCGAAGTGTGGAGACGATGAGCGCCTCTTTGCTTCCGAGATGCATGGTACTTACGTAAATGCCGGGTTTGCTGTAATTGTTGGTGAAACGGATCATAATTGTTTTCTGGCTGTCTGATGAAGTTAAGGCAACTCTGCACGGGGCATTTCCCAGAAGCTGGCCCAGAATGGGCTTCTGTTCGATGCCGTATTCAAATACGCGCATGCCGTCGATGAGCACTTCCACCGACTGATAGGAATTTTCAAAGACCAGCCAGGTGGTGCCGGAAATCTGAGGCAGGGTATTTTCGATGGTGAGTGCATTTTCAGAATTTGATCCTGCATTGACAGGAAGCGTAAGCTCACTGCCGTTTTCAGTGGTCCAGCCGGAATTAAAGGTCTGTACATCCGAACTTTCCCAGTCGGTCACTGAAAGTGTGGAACCAAAATATACGATGGCGAGTATTACAAAACAGACGGCAGCAGCGGGCAGGAACAGATAATAATGCCAGTTGGACTGTTTCGGATAAATCTTCTGGTTTGATTTCATAATGGTTTTTCTCCGACAATCTGAAAATTTCATACATTCAGTATAGCATAACAGGCTTGTCAGGGGAAATAACTTTCAAAAATCCTTTCCATGCGTTATAATAGAGAGGCAGCGAAAGAATGTCAGACAGAGTGACAGAGGTATTTATGAAGAAAAAGATATGCATAACCGCAGCGGCGGTACTCGGAGTTTTCGTGCTGGGTTTTGCAGCGCTTGTCACGTATCTTACGGTTAAGGAATATCAGCCGGATGATCAGGAGCGTGTAAAACGAAACGGAACGGGAACTGACACGATCAGAGAAGGGGACAGCCTGGGGGTGCTGACTTTTAACATCGGGTATGGTGCACTGGATAAAGCGCATGATTTCTTTATGGACGGTGGAAAGACCGTGAATGTTGAATCACGCAAAGTTGTACTCGACAATATGCAGGGAATCGCAGATACGATCTATGATGTAAAAGCGGATGTCGTATTCCTCCAGGAGGTTGACCGGGATTCCAAACGGTCTTATTACCTGGATGAGGCAGACTATCTGATGGAGGCAAATCCCGGATATGCGATGACATATGCGGCGAACTTCAGATGCAGTTATGTACCTTATCCGATTCCGACCATCGGGAAAGTGGAAGGCGGACTGACAACGCTCAGCCGGTATGACAGCCGGGAGAGTACGAGGATCGCGCTGCCCGCCTCCTTTAAATGGCCGGTACGTGTGGCACAGCTGAAGCGCTGCCTGCTGGTGGAACGTGTTCAGCTGGAGGACTCAGATCAAGAACTGGTGCTGGTGAATCTGCATCTGGAGGCTTACGATGACGGAGCCGGCAAAGAGGCGCAGACAAAAGTGCTGTTCGATTTTCTGCAGGGTGAATATGAAAAAGGAAATTACTGTATCGCCGGAGGAGACTTTAATCAGACATTTGACGGTTCCGGCGAAGAGGAATATCCTCTGATTAATGATAAATATTTTCAGCCGGGACGCATCGATACGTCGGCACTCGGTGAAGGGTGGAGCTTTGTAAATGATACGTCGGTTCCAACCTCGCGCCTGCTGAACGAACCGTATGATCCGAAGTCTGAAAACACACAGTATTATGTGATTGACGGTTTTATCCTGTCACCCAACGTAAGACTGGAAGGGGTGAAGACTCTGGAGCGGGGCTTTACGTATTCAGATCATAACCCTGTTATGGTGAAGGTGACATTGACACAGACAAAAGGCGGAGATGAAGAATGAAAAATCAACTGACAAAACAGGACATAAAAAAGATCCAGGAGGAAATCGAGCACCGGAAGCTCGTCGTTCGGAAAGAGGCTCTGGAGGCGGTGAAGGAAGCCCGTGCACACGGGGACTTGAGTGAAAACTTCGAGTACCATGCCGCAAAGAAGGATAAAAACCGCAACGAAAGCCGAATCCGGTATCTGGAACGTCTGCTGAAGACTTCAGAGATTGTCACGGACGATTCCAAAGAGGATGAGGTGGGGCTGAACAATACGGTGAAGCTGTACTTTGAAGACGATGATGAGACCGAGACGTATAAGCTTGTCACGTCCATTCGTGGGAACTCGCTGGATGGGAAGATCAGCACAGAATCTCCTATCGGGAGGGCGATTCTGGGACATAAAGCGGGAGAACGGGTCTTTGTAAAGGTAAATGAGACGGCCGGTTATTACGTTATCATACAGGAGATCGAAAAAACAAATGATGAAGATTCTGATAAGATAAGAAGTTTTTAGTGGGAGGAACGCCATGGCGGAATATCAGGATAATTATGAAAAAGTCCGTGAGGACTGGAAAAAGAAGGCAATAACCTGGAATTATGAGGAGCGGTATCGTGCTCTGGGGCTTCCGGGTTATTCGGAGCATGGAAAACTGCCCGTCATTTATTATGGAAGAAAATATGAGATCGACCGGGAAACCGGAAGCATCACGGATGCAGCGAATCCGGAACAGGTTCCTGATTTTTTTACACTGATGGATATCTACCATCTGTTTTATTATTCCAAAGAAAAACCGGTGCTCTCCGGGCAGTGGGTGGCATTTCAGGATGTGCCCCGTGCAAGCGTGTTCACAAAGGCATTTTTTGAGCAGACGGTGAATCCGTTCGCACGTGTGTTTGGCGGCAGGCTTGACCAGCTGCTGGAGGCGGGGGAAAAGCTGGGATTCGAGAGAATCCGCTATTCAGATGCGGGATTTCAGGCAATGGCATTTTCCTGCCTGCCGATCCGTTTTCTGTTCTGGGACGGAGATGAAGAATTTCCGGCAAAGGCAAACGTGTTGTTTGACGCCAACATAACAGATTTTATGCATGAGGAGACCGTTGTCATGGTTGCATCTGACGGCCTGAAGCGTTTGACTGAGGCTGCGGATCCGGGAAAAGAAGCACCGATGAACCGCTCGTACCGGGGATGGGTGAAAAAATGAGTATACAGCAGGGAGAGAACAAAAATGGCGATTGAAAAGGTAAGAGAATATTTCAGGCAGTATGGACTGGAGGAGAGAGTACAGGAGTTTGAGGTGTCATCCGCGACGGTTGAGCTGGCGGCGCAGGCGGTCGGATGTGAACCGAAAAGAATCGCAAAGACCCTTTCCTTCAAAGTGGACGACGGGTGTGTGCTGATCGTGACAGCCGGGGATGCGAAAATAGACAACGTCAAATATAAGGGCACCTTCCATACAAAAGCAAAAATGCTGTCATCGGAGGAAGTCGAAGATATGGTTGGGCACTCTGTCGGAGGCGTATGCCCATTTGCAGTCAACAGTGAAGTCCAGGTGTGCCTCGATGAATCACTGAGAAGGTTTGAGACAGTATTCCCTGCATGCGGGAGCAGCAGTAGCGCAATCGAACTCACCATTCCTGAACTTGAGAAATATTCAGGTTTTTCAAAGTGGGTGGATGTCTGCAAAAACTGGGAATAAGGCGGCAAGCAAGAATGTGAAAATCTGTCCGCAGCCCATCATAATTACCTGAAGATTCTGTGAAAATAAAAAGACATCTGTGCAATATTACGAAAGAATTGAGAAATAGGATTTGTTATGATATGATTAATGTATAAATCGGCGGACGATTTATATAGATCTGAACTTTGGAAGAGAGAAATCACAGTGAAGAGAGGAATTGGAGAATGAAGAAAGTAAGAATTGGTATTGTTGGGTTAGGAAGACTTGGACGTGCACATGCGAACAATCTGGCATTTGGCGTGCCGGCAGCTGAACTGGTTGCAGCCTGCTCCGTTGTTCCGGCGGAACTTGAGTATGCAAAAAACGAACTGGGTGTGGCTAAGACATACGCTGACTTTGGAGAAATGTGTCAGGATCCGGACATCGATGCAGTCGTGATCGTATCCCCGTCTACATTTCATCCGGAGCAGATTTCACTGGCATTAAAAGCCGGAAAACATATCTTCTGCGAGAAACCGCTTGCCGTTACACTCGACGAATGCTACGCAACAGAAAAAGAAGTAGAGCAGTACCCGGATCTCGTGTTTATGCTCGGCTTCATGCGCAGATATGATCCTTCCTATGCATATGCGAAGAAGAAAATCGATGAAGGCGCAATCGGCAAACCTTACCTCGTAAAAGCTACCGGAGTGGACCCGGATGCGGACGCAGAGAGCTTACTGGACAGCGGATACGTTCCGAAGAGCGGCGGCATCATGATGGATATGGCCAGCCATGATATCGACCTGATGCGCTGGTTCCTCGGTGATGATCCGGAAGAAGTATATGCGATCGGAAGCACGGTGAAACATCCGAGATTTGCTGAGCAGGGCGATGTTGAGACAGCATGCGCTACTTTCTCATTTAAGAATGGCGCCATGGGACAGCTTCATGTGGGAAGAGCTGCAGTACACGGCTATCATATTGAGACAGAGATCATCGGGACAGAGGGAAGCATCCGTGTGAGCCCGGTTCCGGCTAAGAATCTTGCAGTGATCTATGACAAACACGGTGTTGTTCAGGAATGTGTACGTAACTTCCCGGAACGTTTCCAGCAGGCATACGTGGAAGAGATGAAAGAATTCGTGGACTGTGTACAGAACGGAAAGAAACCTGGCGTTGTTGTACATGACGGAACTGCAGCTACACAGATCTGTGAAGCGGCACAGAAAGCACTGGTTACAAAAGGCGTTGTTAAAATCTGATATTTGTCAGAGAGGTATGGGAGTGTCTGATAAAGACGCTCCCATTTTTAAATTCGAAAAAAACACTCGGTTTATGTAATATATCTTGACAAATAACTTAGAATCATCTAAATTAATGATTAACACCATAGTATAAACTGAATAAGAACTGCGGTCAGGCACGGCGTGCCTGTTTAAACGGAACCCGGTGAGAATCCGGGACAGCCTATCTCTACTGTATGGGGGACGAACAAAGCAGGATGCCACTGGATGAAATCCGGGAAGGCGCTTTTAGTAGGATGAACCCGAGTCAGGATACAACAACGCAGTTTGTGAAAAAAGATTCGTAAGCAAGGCGGATTGAGAAGAGAATCCAGGACCTTTATTTGTTGTATGCAAAAAGGTCCCTTTTTAAAGGTAGAGCCTGTTACGGCTCTTTTTTTTGTGCAATTTCATTTTTTTCTGTGGTCAAAAAATAAGAGAAAAGGAGCAAATCTGTATGAAGAAGTTGAAAAGACAGGTCATCAGTATGATTTTGGCGGCACTGATGATCCTGACGTCTGTTCCGACTGCGGCATTTGGAGCGGTGGAAGACCTTCCGGTTCCCATAGCCGGAGATTTGGAAGAGACAGAGAACGGCGATGCCTCCGCGGAGGAACCATCGTCGGAGGACGAGCCCGAACCGGAGGAGAGTCTTCAGGAAGAGGGTGAACAGGAAGATGCTGTGCAGAAGACGGAGGAAGAGGTTCCGGAGGCTGCCGCAGACGGCCTGGAACATCAGACACCTGCTGCTGCGCAGGAAGTGACGGTGGGGGCAGGCAAGGCAAATGTGAGGATGTCGATGAAACAGGGGGATACATTCTTCTATCTTCCAAAGACCTCAGAGATCCCCTCCAATCTGGCAAAATCCTATGGATTTACATATGGACCGAATGTCAGCGAGGGAGACATCACACCTCTTGATGCCCTTGTGCAGATGCATATTGATCTGTATGATGTGACAAAAGAAAACATTGGCGATTATCTGGAGGTCAATTCTGCCGGGTTTATCACAAAGCTGAACGGCGTTTCAACCAGCAGTATCAGTTTCGCAGTCAACGGCGCCATGCCGCACGACGATGTGGAGACGGACTACGGCTACACCGGTTATTCTGCAAATGACTGCGTGCTCAGACAGGACGATGAGGTGGAGTTCTTTTTCTATCAGGACGACTACTACCTGGACAACTACGGCATGTTTTTTGCGGACGGCGAAAAGGTCAGCAGCATTGAGGCAGAGGCGGGGGAAGATATTTCACTGCAGCTAAAGGGATACTGCTATGCGTATTTTGGAAATTATGCGCAGAGCATGATCGACCAGCAGACAAAGGCTGTGGAGGATGCCCAGCTGATACTGATCACACCGGATGCGGCAGATCCAAAAGGGTATCTGGGGACCTCAGAGGCTGTCGAAGGCGCTGTAACGGATGCCGGGGGCAACGTTACCTTTCAGTTTGACACGGCGGGAACGTATTACGTCTCGGCGAAATGTGACGGAGAATATGATACGCCGCTGGTAGCCCCGTATCTGACGGTCACGGTGAAGGAGGCCGCCGATGTCACACTTCCGGAACTGGATGCAGAGTGGTACGATTACAGGAGCAGCCCGGATAATATGGCGATCACTCAGGCGCTTACGCCGACAGCCTCAACAGAGACTCATCTGAAATGGGGAAAGAAAATCGGTGCGGATTTTGGCTGGAAGGCAGTCAGCTCGCCGATTCTTGTCGACGGATACATGTACTGTTATTTTGACGGAAGCCTCCTCAAGATCAACAAAGAGACCGGGGATGTCGTCGCCACGGGAACGATGGCGGGAAGCAGCAACTTCTCCATTGTCCCTCCGACATACGGCGGCGGGATGATCTTTGTCGGCCTCTCGAATGGACGGATCCAGGCATTCAATGCAAGTACACTGGAGTCTCTCTGGGTGTACAAAGATGAGCTCGGCGGACAGCCGAATTCTCCGATCCGGTATTCCGATGGATATATCTATACAGGTTTCTGGAACAGTGAGACGAAGGATGCGAATTTTGTATGTGTCAAGGCGGACGCCAGGAAGACTGAGACCAAGACTGCTAAATGGACGCAGACAATTGCAGGAGGCGTATACTGGGCGGGAGCTTATGCAACTGACCAGTATGTACTTGTGGGCACGGATGACGGACAGAATAATTACACCAGCGATACGGCATCCC
The Ruminococcus gauvreauii genome window above contains:
- a CDS encoding endonuclease/exonuclease/phosphatase family protein — encoded protein: MKKKICITAAAVLGVFVLGFAALVTYLTVKEYQPDDQERVKRNGTGTDTIREGDSLGVLTFNIGYGALDKAHDFFMDGGKTVNVESRKVVLDNMQGIADTIYDVKADVVFLQEVDRDSKRSYYLDEADYLMEANPGYAMTYAANFRCSYVPYPIPTIGKVEGGLTTLSRYDSRESTRIALPASFKWPVRVAQLKRCLLVERVQLEDSDQELVLVNLHLEAYDDGAGKEAQTKVLFDFLQGEYEKGNYCIAGGDFNQTFDGSGEEEYPLINDKYFQPGRIDTSALGEGWSFVNDTSVPTSRLLNEPYDPKSENTQYYVIDGFILSPNVRLEGVKTLERGFTYSDHNPVMVKVTLTQTKGGDEE
- the greA gene encoding transcription elongation factor GreA, giving the protein MKNQLTKQDIKKIQEEIEHRKLVVRKEALEAVKEARAHGDLSENFEYHAAKKDKNRNESRIRYLERLLKTSEIVTDDSKEDEVGLNNTVKLYFEDDDETETYKLVTSIRGNSLDGKISTESPIGRAILGHKAGERVFVKVNETAGYYVIIQEIEKTNDEDSDKIRSF
- a CDS encoding DUF3786 domain-containing protein gives rise to the protein MAEYQDNYEKVREDWKKKAITWNYEERYRALGLPGYSEHGKLPVIYYGRKYEIDRETGSITDAANPEQVPDFFTLMDIYHLFYYSKEKPVLSGQWVAFQDVPRASVFTKAFFEQTVNPFARVFGGRLDQLLEAGEKLGFERIRYSDAGFQAMAFSCLPIRFLFWDGDEEFPAKANVLFDANITDFMHEETVVMVASDGLKRLTEAADPGKEAPMNRSYRGWVKK
- a CDS encoding YbaK/EbsC family protein — translated: MAIEKVREYFRQYGLEERVQEFEVSSATVELAAQAVGCEPKRIAKTLSFKVDDGCVLIVTAGDAKIDNVKYKGTFHTKAKMLSSEEVEDMVGHSVGGVCPFAVNSEVQVCLDESLRRFETVFPACGSSSSAIELTIPELEKYSGFSKWVDVCKNWE
- the iolG gene encoding inositol 2-dehydrogenase, producing the protein MKKVRIGIVGLGRLGRAHANNLAFGVPAAELVAACSVVPAELEYAKNELGVAKTYADFGEMCQDPDIDAVVIVSPSTFHPEQISLALKAGKHIFCEKPLAVTLDECYATEKEVEQYPDLVFMLGFMRRYDPSYAYAKKKIDEGAIGKPYLVKATGVDPDADAESLLDSGYVPKSGGIMMDMASHDIDLMRWFLGDDPEEVYAIGSTVKHPRFAEQGDVETACATFSFKNGAMGQLHVGRAAVHGYHIETEIIGTEGSIRVSPVPAKNLAVIYDKHGVVQECVRNFPERFQQAYVEEMKEFVDCVQNGKKPGVVVHDGTAATQICEAAQKALVTKGVVKI